One Helicoverpa zea isolate HzStark_Cry1AcR chromosome 20, ilHelZeax1.1, whole genome shotgun sequence genomic region harbors:
- the LOC124640265 gene encoding uncharacterized protein LOC124640265 isoform X2, translating into MSIPPLVCSTPPPPDQCEDDKDPGDFDLSYSLSQEDDDDENNDYSYGNFSTFNNYQSDIKPSELEDQQVTDNIDTGVHKKIFMEYEHSNETEQSNIIRDEFEANDISENKFKCEEDMNIEDLNLKLDEEIVTNIVENNDENEISDQNTDCLKDLNIPCNSNSSSQDDDNTNASLENVIESIADIKESHIDTNEIITEQPSDVNTKHETKAEDVDLSPFEGNISKSPININELLKGESSLENIDDIPEKIQSVKEFESEPSENVANDDFGDFDDFQFASTGSNVASVVDSSNPWGSSNEATEEDFGNFTANFEESKPQNPVTSHSEDESPTSDQVKENDDFKDDDDDFKDDDNDFGDFDDFQSSTVKTASSEAQEKDTCQEMSVLNLQSSDNENHIMESVTKVLTSVFIEEISEPDEEFEGKLESLLSETWGHLMETDERQPYIVNWNNSLGQKTLLKALCIDSRNILFGPKWSSHMPKYAANLSVAPLQPQKQASTTSNVSQSEVVAEKTSSKPTAWSDPFTADGQEFTYAEALLLDLEHLMATLDQMAHNHSTLKISELLSHACNTEHESSAITPRPTDLDVFEAAMSSKPEKIYSSTLNVQPIRQISLPDTHIFTPTDSEIPRSKTIHYDAGPTVLMPQPVVADDKNQTNNPLTSNLNSGTSPNTAEDSEYWEFQDFKGTSNSNPAPDLTSQHGVSEEKNFETARTVNALPKPSIAYQTQLLQPIKVEPSMPTLNWPAPGEVKATYDDFTDFVSISSQSTETRDSAKIHMPESENQISIETSSNNNLHDFNVKTEEAPEVIKQESGGFDDEFDTFKSALPSKDLKTNSFGNSFTQMPSRQLVDSKSESISFATMPTAKETLTQQMTFSSNPSDLGSSSMQTQSRILQPMSTNFSSVNTQNQRTTGQILQPLSLESYSQINWPSPGIDLQDLSRFNPVETLQSLKSDLSMGSASKVASPVHTQKNTVMNQSDDDVWGDFVSSKPKQQPSAPKKPLVFAEDDEWTDFISSPSVKPQNGLNTISLNVHTNSNIHKTEQNKFSIKNNQTPVDIPTLNYITPKSNPHKTYNDKHFQNL; encoded by the exons GTGTGAAGATGACAAAGACCCTGGGGATTTCGATTTATCATACagtt TATCacaagaggatgatgatgatgaaaacaaTGACTACAGCTATGGCAACTTTTCTACATTTAATAATTATCAATCTGATATCAAACCATCTGAACTTGAAGACCAACAGGTAACAGACAATATAGATACTggagtacacaaaaaaatatttatggaataTGAACACAGTAATGAAACTGAACAAAGTAATATTATCCGAGATGAGTTTGAAGCCAATGATATCAGTGAAAACAAGTTTAAATGTGAAGAAGATATGAATATTGAGGATTTAAATTTGAAACTTGATGAAGAAATTGTAACTAATATAGTTgaaaataatgatgaaaatgAGATTAGTGATCAAAACACTGACTGTTTAAAAGACTTAAATATTCCATGTAATTCTAATAGTAGTAGCCAAGATGATGATAATACTAATGCATCTTTAGAGAATGTGATAGAATCAATTGCTGATATAAAAGAATCACATATTGATACAAATGAAATTATTACTGAACAGCCTAGTGATGTAAATACTAAACATGAAACTAAAGCAGAAGATGTTGATCTCAGCCCTTTTGAAGGCAACATATCCAAATCCCCAATCAATATAAATGAACTCTTAAAAGGTGAAAGTTCTTTAGAAAATATAGATGACATTCCTGAAAAGATTCAATCTGTGAAAGAGTTTGAAAGTGAACCAAGTGAAaatgtggccaatgatgatttCGGAGATTTTGATGATTTTCAATTTGCTTCTACTGGAAGCAATGTCGCCAGTGTTGTTGACAGCTCAAATCCATGGGGAAGTAGTAATGAAGCCACTGAAGAAGATTTTGGTAACTTTACTGCTAACTTTGAAGAAAGTAAACCCCAAAATCCAGTTACATCACATTCAGAAGATGAATCACCTACAAGTGACCAGGTTAAGGAAAATGATGATTtcaaagatgatgatgacgatttcAAAGATGATGATAACGATTTCGGCGACTTTGATGATTTCCAATCATCCACTGTTAAAACTGCATCAAGTGAAGCTCAGGAAAAAGACACATGTCAAGAAATGTCAGTTCTTAATTTACAATCCTCAGATAATGAGAACCATATCATGGAGAGTGTTACTAAGGTATTAACATCAGTTTTTATTGAAGAAATATCTGAACCTGATGAAGAGTTTGAAGGCAAACTGGAGTCTTTGCTCAGTGAAACATGGGGCCACTTGATGGAAACTGATGAAAGACAACCATATATTGTGAACTGGAACAATTCATTAGGACAAAAAACACTACTTAAAGCTTTGTGTATTGATTCCAGAAATATT CTATTTGGACCAAAATGGAGTAGCCACATGCCCAAATACGCAGCTAACTTAAGTGTTGCACCTCTTCAACCACAAAAACAAGCTTCTACTACATCTAATGTTAGTCAAAGTGAAGTAGTTGCTGAAAAAACTTCAAGCAAGCCTACAGCATGGTCTGATCCATTCACTGCAGATGGACAAGAAT TCACCTATGCCGAAGCCCTTCTCCTTGACCTAGAACACCTAATGGCCACCCTAGACCAAATGGCTCATAACCATTCTACTCTCAAGATATCTGAGTTACTGTCACATG CTTGTAACACAGAACACGAGAGCTCAGCCATAACGCCCAGGCCAACAGATTTAGATGTGTTTGAAGCTGCCATGTCCTCCAAGCCTGAGAAGATATACTCAAGTACTCTAAACGTACAGCCTATACGACAAATCAGTTTACCCGACACGCACATATTCACACCGACCGACTCAGAAATACCTCGCTCTAAAACTATCCACTATGATGCCGGCCCAACAGTCCTTATGCCACAACCAGTTGTTGCGGACGACAAAAATCAGACAAACAACCCTCTTACATCGAATCTTAATAGTGGGACTTCACCTAACACAGCAGAAGACTCTGAGTATTGGGAATTCCAAGATTTCAAGGGCACATCCAACTCCAATCCTGCCCCAGATTTAACAAGTCAACATGGAGTATCAGAGGAGAAGAATTTTGAGACTGCCAGAACTGTGAATGCGTTACCGAAACCAAGTATTGCATACCAAACGCAATTATTACAACCCATTAAGGTGGAGCCATCCATGCCTACACTAAATTGGCCTGCACCTGGTGAAGTTAAAGCCACCTATGACGATTTTACGGACTTTGTTTCAATATCGTCTCAGTCAACTGAAACACGGGACAGCGCCAAGATACATATGCCAGAATCGGAAAACCAAATAAGTATCGAGACCAGTTCGAATAATAATCTGCATGACTTCAATGTAAAAACTGAAGAAGCTCCGGAAGTTATAAAGCAGGAAAGTGGCGGCTTTGATGACGAATTTGATACATTTAAATCAGCACTGCCCTCAAAAGACTTAAAAACCAACAGTTTTGGAAATTCATTTACTCAAATGCCTTCACGCCAACTTGTAGACAGCAAGTCTGAGTCCATATCATTTGCGACAATGCCAACAGCAAAAGAAACTTTAACCCAGCAAATGACTTTCTCTTCGAATCCATCAGATCTAGGCAGTTCAAGCATGCAGACGCAATCAAGAATTCTGCAACCTATGTCAACTAATTTCAGCTCAGTAAACACGCAAAATCAACGTACGACTGGTCAAATACTCCAACCATTGTCTTTAGAAAGTTACTCGCAAATAAACTGGCCGAGTCCTGGTATAGACTTGCAGGATCTCTCGAGGTTTAATCCAGTGGAAACATTACAATCACTGAAAAGCGATTTAAGTATGGGTAGTGCGAGTAAGGTTGCATCGCCAGttcacacacaaaaaaatacgGTAATGAACCAATCAGATGACGACGTATGGGGGGACTTCGTATCAAGCAAACCCAAGCAGCAGCCGTCTGCACCGAAGAAACCATTGGTTTTTGCTGAAGACGACGAATGGACAGATTTTATATCAAGCCCTAGTGTAAAGCCCCAAAATGGTTTAAACACAATAAGTTTAAATGTTCACACTAATTCAAATATCCACAAAACAGAGCAAAATAAATTCTCTATAAAAAACAATCAGACGCCAGTTGATATACCAACATTAAACTACATCACACCCAAATCAAACCCCCACAAGACATACAACGATAAGCATTTCCAaaacttataa
- the LOC124640265 gene encoding COPII coat assembly protein SEC16 isoform X1, with protein sequence MSIPPLVCSTPPPPDQCEDDKDPGDFDLSYSLSQEDDDDENNDYSYGNFSTFNNYQSDIKPSELEDQQVTDNIDTGVHKKIFMEYEHSNETEQSNIIRDEFEANDISENKFKCEEDMNIEDLNLKLDEEIVTNIVENNDENEISDQNTDCLKDLNIPCNSNSSSQDDDNTNASLENVIESIADIKESHIDTNEIITEQPSDVNTKHETKAEDVDLSPFEGNISKSPININELLKGESSLENIDDIPEKIQSVKEFESEPSENVANDDFGDFDDFQFASTGSNVASVVDSSNPWGSSNEATEEDFGNFTANFEESKPQNPVTSHSEDESPTSDQVKENDDFKDDDDDFKDDDNDFGDFDDFQSSTVKTASSEAQEKDTCQEMSVLNLQSSDNENHIMESVTKVLTSVFIEEISEPDEEFEGKLESLLSETWGHLMETDERQPYIVNWNNSLGQKTLLKALCIDSRNILFGPKWSSHMPKYAANLSVAPLQPQKQASTTSNVSQSEVVAEKTSSKPTAWSDPFTADGQESCNTEHESSAITPRPTDLDVFEAAMSSKPEKIYSSTLNVQPIRQISLPDTHIFTPTDSEIPRSKTIHYDAGPTVLMPQPVVADDKNQTNNPLTSNLNSGTSPNTAEDSEYWEFQDFKGTSNSNPAPDLTSQHGVSEEKNFETARTVNALPKPSIAYQTQLLQPIKVEPSMPTLNWPAPGEVKATYDDFTDFVSISSQSTETRDSAKIHMPESENQISIETSSNNNLHDFNVKTEEAPEVIKQESGGFDDEFDTFKSALPSKDLKTNSFGNSFTQMPSRQLVDSKSESISFATMPTAKETLTQQMTFSSNPSDLGSSSMQTQSRILQPMSTNFSSVNTQNQRTTGQILQPLSLESYSQINWPSPGIDLQDLSRFNPVETLQSLKSDLSMGSASKVASPVHTQKNTVMNQSDDDVWGDFVSSKPKQQPSAPKKPLVFAEDDEWTDFISSPSVKPQNGLNTISLNVHTNSNIHKTEQNKFSIKNNQTPVDIPTLNYITPKSNPHKTYNDKHFQNL encoded by the exons GTGTGAAGATGACAAAGACCCTGGGGATTTCGATTTATCATACagtt TATCacaagaggatgatgatgatgaaaacaaTGACTACAGCTATGGCAACTTTTCTACATTTAATAATTATCAATCTGATATCAAACCATCTGAACTTGAAGACCAACAGGTAACAGACAATATAGATACTggagtacacaaaaaaatatttatggaataTGAACACAGTAATGAAACTGAACAAAGTAATATTATCCGAGATGAGTTTGAAGCCAATGATATCAGTGAAAACAAGTTTAAATGTGAAGAAGATATGAATATTGAGGATTTAAATTTGAAACTTGATGAAGAAATTGTAACTAATATAGTTgaaaataatgatgaaaatgAGATTAGTGATCAAAACACTGACTGTTTAAAAGACTTAAATATTCCATGTAATTCTAATAGTAGTAGCCAAGATGATGATAATACTAATGCATCTTTAGAGAATGTGATAGAATCAATTGCTGATATAAAAGAATCACATATTGATACAAATGAAATTATTACTGAACAGCCTAGTGATGTAAATACTAAACATGAAACTAAAGCAGAAGATGTTGATCTCAGCCCTTTTGAAGGCAACATATCCAAATCCCCAATCAATATAAATGAACTCTTAAAAGGTGAAAGTTCTTTAGAAAATATAGATGACATTCCTGAAAAGATTCAATCTGTGAAAGAGTTTGAAAGTGAACCAAGTGAAaatgtggccaatgatgatttCGGAGATTTTGATGATTTTCAATTTGCTTCTACTGGAAGCAATGTCGCCAGTGTTGTTGACAGCTCAAATCCATGGGGAAGTAGTAATGAAGCCACTGAAGAAGATTTTGGTAACTTTACTGCTAACTTTGAAGAAAGTAAACCCCAAAATCCAGTTACATCACATTCAGAAGATGAATCACCTACAAGTGACCAGGTTAAGGAAAATGATGATTtcaaagatgatgatgacgatttcAAAGATGATGATAACGATTTCGGCGACTTTGATGATTTCCAATCATCCACTGTTAAAACTGCATCAAGTGAAGCTCAGGAAAAAGACACATGTCAAGAAATGTCAGTTCTTAATTTACAATCCTCAGATAATGAGAACCATATCATGGAGAGTGTTACTAAGGTATTAACATCAGTTTTTATTGAAGAAATATCTGAACCTGATGAAGAGTTTGAAGGCAAACTGGAGTCTTTGCTCAGTGAAACATGGGGCCACTTGATGGAAACTGATGAAAGACAACCATATATTGTGAACTGGAACAATTCATTAGGACAAAAAACACTACTTAAAGCTTTGTGTATTGATTCCAGAAATATT CTATTTGGACCAAAATGGAGTAGCCACATGCCCAAATACGCAGCTAACTTAAGTGTTGCACCTCTTCAACCACAAAAACAAGCTTCTACTACATCTAATGTTAGTCAAAGTGAAGTAGTTGCTGAAAAAACTTCAAGCAAGCCTACAGCATGGTCTGATCCATTCACTGCAGATGGACAAGAAT CTTGTAACACAGAACACGAGAGCTCAGCCATAACGCCCAGGCCAACAGATTTAGATGTGTTTGAAGCTGCCATGTCCTCCAAGCCTGAGAAGATATACTCAAGTACTCTAAACGTACAGCCTATACGACAAATCAGTTTACCCGACACGCACATATTCACACCGACCGACTCAGAAATACCTCGCTCTAAAACTATCCACTATGATGCCGGCCCAACAGTCCTTATGCCACAACCAGTTGTTGCGGACGACAAAAATCAGACAAACAACCCTCTTACATCGAATCTTAATAGTGGGACTTCACCTAACACAGCAGAAGACTCTGAGTATTGGGAATTCCAAGATTTCAAGGGCACATCCAACTCCAATCCTGCCCCAGATTTAACAAGTCAACATGGAGTATCAGAGGAGAAGAATTTTGAGACTGCCAGAACTGTGAATGCGTTACCGAAACCAAGTATTGCATACCAAACGCAATTATTACAACCCATTAAGGTGGAGCCATCCATGCCTACACTAAATTGGCCTGCACCTGGTGAAGTTAAAGCCACCTATGACGATTTTACGGACTTTGTTTCAATATCGTCTCAGTCAACTGAAACACGGGACAGCGCCAAGATACATATGCCAGAATCGGAAAACCAAATAAGTATCGAGACCAGTTCGAATAATAATCTGCATGACTTCAATGTAAAAACTGAAGAAGCTCCGGAAGTTATAAAGCAGGAAAGTGGCGGCTTTGATGACGAATTTGATACATTTAAATCAGCACTGCCCTCAAAAGACTTAAAAACCAACAGTTTTGGAAATTCATTTACTCAAATGCCTTCACGCCAACTTGTAGACAGCAAGTCTGAGTCCATATCATTTGCGACAATGCCAACAGCAAAAGAAACTTTAACCCAGCAAATGACTTTCTCTTCGAATCCATCAGATCTAGGCAGTTCAAGCATGCAGACGCAATCAAGAATTCTGCAACCTATGTCAACTAATTTCAGCTCAGTAAACACGCAAAATCAACGTACGACTGGTCAAATACTCCAACCATTGTCTTTAGAAAGTTACTCGCAAATAAACTGGCCGAGTCCTGGTATAGACTTGCAGGATCTCTCGAGGTTTAATCCAGTGGAAACATTACAATCACTGAAAAGCGATTTAAGTATGGGTAGTGCGAGTAAGGTTGCATCGCCAGttcacacacaaaaaaatacgGTAATGAACCAATCAGATGACGACGTATGGGGGGACTTCGTATCAAGCAAACCCAAGCAGCAGCCGTCTGCACCGAAGAAACCATTGGTTTTTGCTGAAGACGACGAATGGACAGATTTTATATCAAGCCCTAGTGTAAAGCCCCAAAATGGTTTAAACACAATAAGTTTAAATGTTCACACTAATTCAAATATCCACAAAACAGAGCAAAATAAATTCTCTATAAAAAACAATCAGACGCCAGTTGATATACCAACATTAAACTACATCACACCCAAATCAAACCCCCACAAGACATACAACGATAAGCATTTCCAaaacttataa